From Streptomyces asiaticus, one genomic window encodes:
- a CDS encoding transcriptional regulator, whose protein sequence is MAARPLVARQPNERLQALIQEAGCSNAGLARRVNMCGAEHGLDLRYDKTSVARWLRGQQPRGRAPGIIAEALGRKLGRTVTIDEIGMANGKNLASGVGLQFSPTVLGAIEQVCELWRSDVGRRDFLSGSTVAASALVEPSRDWLITGADAQVARTAGARVGRSDVAAVRATTDALVDLDHRYGSGHVRPVVVHYLNSVVSGLLAGSYTEAVGRELFAAVARLTELAGYMAVDTGQSGLAQRYYIQALRLAQAAGDRGYGGYVLAASMSHLAAQLGNPREIAQLAKAAQEGARGQVPPRAESMFLAAEARGHALMGDARACQSAAGRALDAMERAVGSGSGSATGDEPDWIRHFGHAYLADELAHCHRDLGQAEQAGRRAEEALEGLPEGRVRRRAIGLLLLATAHVQQREVEQACHVGTQAVDLLGTLRSNRGAEYLDDFQQRLEPYRDEPVVREFGARLQVQVA, encoded by the coding sequence ATGGCCGCTAGGCCGCTTGTGGCGCGGCAGCCGAACGAACGGTTGCAGGCGCTCATCCAGGAAGCCGGCTGCTCCAACGCCGGGTTGGCGCGCAGGGTCAATATGTGCGGCGCCGAGCACGGTCTCGATCTGCGGTACGACAAGACGTCCGTTGCCCGTTGGCTGCGCGGTCAGCAGCCGCGGGGCCGGGCGCCGGGCATCATCGCCGAGGCGCTCGGCCGCAAGCTCGGCCGTACCGTCACGATCGACGAGATCGGCATGGCCAACGGCAAGAACCTCGCCTCCGGGGTCGGTCTCCAGTTCTCGCCCACCGTCCTCGGCGCGATAGAGCAGGTCTGCGAGTTGTGGCGCAGCGATGTGGGGCGCCGCGACTTCCTCAGCGGCTCGACGGTCGCCGCCTCCGCGCTGGTCGAGCCCAGCCGCGACTGGCTGATCACCGGTGCCGACGCCCAGGTGGCGCGCACCGCGGGCGCCCGGGTGGGGCGGTCCGACGTCGCGGCGGTGCGGGCCACCACGGACGCGCTCGTCGACCTGGACCACCGCTACGGCAGCGGCCATGTGCGACCCGTCGTCGTCCACTATCTGAACAGTGTGGTCTCCGGGCTGCTGGCCGGCTCGTACACCGAGGCGGTCGGGCGCGAACTGTTCGCGGCCGTCGCGCGGTTGACGGAGCTGGCGGGCTATATGGCGGTCGACACCGGGCAGTCCGGTCTCGCCCAGCGCTACTACATCCAGGCGCTGCGGCTCGCCCAGGCCGCCGGGGACCGGGGCTACGGCGGCTATGTGCTCGCCGCGAGCATGAGCCATCTCGCCGCCCAGCTGGGCAATCCCCGGGAGATCGCCCAGCTGGCGAAGGCCGCGCAGGAGGGCGCGCGGGGCCAGGTGCCGCCGCGTGCCGAATCGATGTTCCTGGCGGCCGAGGCGCGCGGCCACGCCCTGATGGGGGACGCGCGGGCCTGCCAGTCCGCGGCCGGGCGGGCGCTGGACGCCATGGAGCGGGCGGTGGGCAGCGGTTCGGGCTCGGCCACGGGCGACGAACCCGACTGGATCCGCCACTTCGGCCATGCCTATCTCGCCGATGAACTGGCCCACTGTCACCGCGACCTGGGCCAGGCCGAGCAGGCCGGGCGGCGCGCCGAGGAGGCCCTGGAGGGCCTTCCGGAGGGGCGGGTGCGGCGGCGGGCGATCGGGCTGCTGCTGCTGGCCACCGCGCATGTGCAGCAGCGCGAGGTGGAGCAGGCGTGCCATGTGGGCACCCAGGCGGTGGATCTGCTGGGCACGCTGCGCTCCAACCGGGGCGCGGAGTATCTGGACGACTTCCAGCAGCGCCTGGAGCCGTACCGGGACGAGCCGGTGGTGCGGGAGTTCGGGGCGCGGCTCCAGGTGCAGGTGGCCTGA
- a CDS encoding bifunctional DNA primase/polymerase: MDVTGPTRFPAGTSQIPQQRGERLRDAAVRYAEERHWDVLSGTWLEAVDGVERCSCGTADCPAPGAHPTGRDWVNQATGSAVVVRRMWARTPRAAILLPTGRTFDALDVPESAGCLALARMERRQVELGPVTCTPGRRMLFFVLPGAAAKVPDLVRNLGWPPNAIDLTARGEGDYVVAPPTRVGVRGPIQWARRPTAANRWLPDAEELVSALAYACGRERR; encoded by the coding sequence ATGGACGTGACAGGACCAACGCGGTTCCCCGCGGGAACCTCGCAGATCCCTCAGCAGCGCGGGGAGCGGCTGCGCGACGCGGCGGTGCGGTACGCCGAGGAGCGGCACTGGGACGTGCTCTCCGGCACCTGGCTCGAGGCCGTGGACGGAGTGGAGCGCTGCTCCTGCGGAACCGCCGACTGCCCGGCCCCCGGCGCCCATCCGACCGGCCGGGACTGGGTGAACCAGGCCACCGGCAGCGCGGTCGTGGTCCGCCGCATGTGGGCCAGGACGCCGCGCGCCGCCATCCTGCTGCCCACCGGCCGCACCTTCGACGCGCTCGACGTCCCGGAGTCCGCGGGCTGTCTGGCGCTCGCCCGCATGGAGCGCCGCCAGGTCGAACTGGGCCCGGTCACCTGCACCCCCGGGCGGCGGATGCTCTTCTTCGTCCTCCCGGGTGCCGCCGCCAAGGTCCCCGACCTGGTACGGAACCTGGGCTGGCCGCCGAACGCGATCGACCTGACCGCCCGCGGCGAGGGCGACTACGTGGTCGCGCCGCCGACCCGGGTGGGCGTGCGCGGCCCGATCCAGTGGGCCCGGCGGCCCACCGCCGCCAACCGCTGGCTGCCCGACGCGGAAGAGCTGGTGAGCGCCCTGGCCTACGCCTGCGGCCGCGAGCGCCGCTGA
- a CDS encoding ABC transporter ATP-binding protein, which translates to MPQEQAADSTQPQSSRAAAVRVSGLWKSYGEQIAVAGIDLELPAGQFIGLVGPNGAGKTTTLSMITGLLRPDKGTVEIGGHDVWRDPVEVKARIGVLPEGLRMFERLSGRELLTYTGRLRGLPGAEVDRRATQLLDVLDLAGSQSKLVIDYSTGMRKKIGLAAALLHNPEVLFLDEPFEGVDPVSAQTIRGVLERYTRSGATVVFSSHVMELVESLCDWVAVIASGRIRAHGPLAEVRGDAPSLQDAFLELVGANRRQAGQSLDWLGGGAR; encoded by the coding sequence GTGCCGCAGGAGCAAGCAGCAGACAGCACACAGCCACAGTCGTCCCGGGCCGCCGCCGTGCGGGTGAGCGGCCTGTGGAAGAGCTACGGGGAGCAGATCGCGGTCGCCGGGATCGATCTGGAGCTGCCCGCCGGGCAGTTCATCGGGCTCGTCGGCCCCAACGGTGCCGGTAAGACCACCACGCTTTCGATGATCACCGGGCTGCTGCGCCCCGACAAGGGGACCGTGGAGATCGGCGGCCATGACGTCTGGCGGGATCCGGTCGAGGTCAAGGCGCGGATCGGGGTGCTGCCCGAGGGACTGCGGATGTTCGAGCGGCTCTCCGGCCGGGAGCTGCTCACCTACACCGGGCGGCTGCGCGGGCTGCCCGGTGCGGAGGTCGACCGGCGCGCCACCCAGCTGCTGGACGTCCTCGATCTCGCGGGCTCCCAGAGCAAGCTGGTCATCGACTACTCCACCGGTATGCGGAAGAAGATCGGACTGGCCGCCGCGCTGCTCCACAACCCCGAAGTCCTCTTCCTCGACGAGCCCTTCGAGGGCGTCGACCCGGTCTCCGCCCAGACCATCCGCGGCGTCCTGGAGCGCTACACCCGCTCCGGCGCGACCGTCGTCTTCTCCAGCCATGTCATGGAGCTGGTGGAGTCGCTGTGCGACTGGGTGGCGGTGATCGCGAGCGGGCGGATCCGGGCCCATGGCCCGCTGGCCGAGGTGCGGGGCGACGCACCCTCCCTCCAGGACGCCTTCCTGGAACTGGTCGGCGCCAACCGGCGCCAGGCGGGCCAGAGCCTCGACTGGCTGGGCGGCGGCGCCCGATGA
- a CDS encoding transporter: MTLTDPLDAKGPLGTAAPAPPAVPTGSPTPVFVSLKLALLRNGLRQSSGRRAAYLTSLVMAMLFAVLQLLGLVLLRGTNHVDALVTLLTAVLALGWAVMPLFYPGGDETLDPTRLVMLPLRPRSLITALLVSSLIGIGPLFTLTLAAGSAIAVAHGTAAAVAAVLAVVLTVLVCVALARAVATANTRLLTSRKGRDLAVLSGLFVAIGAQFVNLGAQQLGGKNGLSVLEPASAVLRWVPPAAAVDAVQGVSDGAYGVATAQFALTVAALALLMWWWRSTLTHLMTTPDSSTIQAAAPRERRSSGAADTPDASGPFARLLPSGRTGTVLLRTLRYAVRDPKTKSAWVTSLGVGLLLPFITAAQGNGSIYWACWASGMLGMLMYNQFGQDTSAFWMVAQTISSPRDAYLELRGRAMALLLVAVPYVAVAVLGCAAVLKNWSAAPEALGIALALLGSMLATGALTSVLAPYSIPQDSGYKNVVPAQAGIAWLSILGGMIAGSVLCAPVLGLTIWLHVSGTHGLLWVVFPLGALYGAAIAEAGLRVAAPRVAARLPEILAAVSKG; the protein is encoded by the coding sequence ATGACGCTCACCGACCCGCTCGACGCCAAGGGCCCGCTCGGCACCGCGGCGCCCGCCCCGCCCGCCGTCCCCACCGGCTCCCCCACCCCCGTCTTCGTCTCCCTGAAGCTGGCGCTGCTGCGCAACGGGCTGCGCCAGTCCAGCGGCCGGCGGGCCGCGTACCTCACCTCGCTGGTGATGGCCATGCTGTTCGCCGTGTTGCAGCTGCTCGGCCTGGTGCTGCTGCGCGGTACGAACCACGTCGACGCTCTGGTCACGCTGTTGACGGCGGTGCTCGCGCTCGGCTGGGCGGTGATGCCGCTGTTCTACCCCGGCGGTGACGAGACCCTCGACCCGACCCGGCTGGTGATGCTGCCGCTGCGGCCGCGCTCGCTGATCACCGCGCTGCTGGTCTCCTCGCTGATCGGCATCGGCCCGCTGTTCACCCTGACCCTGGCGGCCGGTTCGGCGATCGCCGTCGCGCACGGGACGGCGGCCGCGGTGGCGGCGGTCCTGGCCGTGGTGCTGACGGTGCTGGTGTGCGTGGCGCTGGCCCGCGCCGTCGCCACGGCCAACACCCGCCTCCTCACCAGCCGTAAGGGCCGCGATCTGGCGGTGCTCAGCGGTCTGTTCGTGGCGATCGGCGCGCAGTTCGTGAACCTCGGGGCCCAGCAGCTCGGCGGTAAGAACGGCCTGTCCGTGCTGGAACCGGCGTCCGCGGTGCTGCGCTGGGTGCCGCCCGCGGCGGCGGTGGACGCCGTCCAGGGCGTGAGCGACGGCGCCTACGGGGTGGCAACGGCCCAGTTCGCGCTCACCGTCGCCGCGTTGGCGCTGCTGATGTGGTGGTGGCGCTCCACCCTCACCCACCTGATGACCACGCCGGACTCCTCCACGATCCAGGCGGCGGCGCCGCGCGAGCGCCGGTCCTCCGGCGCGGCCGACACCCCGGACGCCTCGGGCCCGTTCGCCCGGCTGCTGCCCTCCGGCCGCACCGGCACGGTGCTGCTGCGGACGCTGCGCTACGCCGTACGGGACCCGAAGACCAAGTCGGCGTGGGTCACCTCGCTGGGCGTCGGCCTGCTGCTGCCCTTCATCACCGCGGCCCAGGGCAACGGCTCGATCTACTGGGCCTGCTGGGCGTCGGGGATGCTCGGCATGCTGATGTACAACCAGTTCGGCCAGGACACCTCCGCCTTCTGGATGGTCGCGCAGACGATCTCCTCACCCCGTGACGCCTATCTGGAGCTGCGGGGCCGTGCGATGGCGCTGCTCCTGGTCGCGGTGCCATACGTGGCGGTGGCGGTGCTCGGCTGCGCCGCCGTCCTGAAGAACTGGTCGGCCGCCCCCGAGGCGCTCGGGATCGCCCTGGCGCTGCTCGGCTCGATGCTGGCGACCGGCGCCCTGACCTCGGTGCTGGCCCCGTACTCGATTCCGCAGGACAGCGGCTACAAGAACGTCGTCCCGGCGCAGGCGGGGATCGCCTGGCTCAGCATCCTCGGCGGGATGATCGCGGGTTCCGTGCTGTGCGCGCCGGTGCTGGGCCTGACGATCTGGCTGCATGTCTCCGGGACGCACGGCTTGCTGTGGGTGGTGTTCCCGCTGGGCGCGCTGTACGGCGCGGCGATCGCGGAGGCCGGCCTGCGGGTGGCGGCGCCACGGGTCGCGGCGCGACTGCCGGAGATCCTGGCGGCGGTCAGCAAGGGGTGA
- a CDS encoding SH3 domain-containing protein — MKIKRKASMVVLSTALMLGGFIALAPTASAVGSSACQFNSPDVNFKVSTSGARFRTGPGKRYRAIGTLYRGDSFRYFCRTRGFENSWSYGKILKRTTTGIHAGTRGWVYSKYLD, encoded by the coding sequence GTGAAGATCAAACGTAAAGCCTCGATGGTCGTGCTCTCGACGGCGCTGATGCTGGGCGGTTTCATCGCCCTGGCGCCAACGGCGTCGGCGGTGGGGTCATCGGCGTGCCAGTTCAATTCCCCGGATGTCAATTTCAAGGTCTCGACCAGTGGCGCCAGATTCCGCACCGGTCCGGGAAAGCGGTACCGCGCTATAGGGACGCTTTACCGAGGGGATTCCTTCCGGTACTTCTGCCGCACCCGGGGCTTTGAGAACAGCTGGTCCTACGGAAAGATCCTCAAGCGGACCACGACCGGAATTCATGCCGGGACCAGGGGCTGGGTGTACAGCAAGTACCTCGACTAG
- a CDS encoding lactate 2-monooxygenase, whose translation MIGGDSTEPEPGKDWAAFQYEIYLNGMTGAVPRLPADLTRLEELAEARLGPGPVGYVAGSAGVGSTERANRAALDRHRIVPRMLRDVRRRNLSVELFGTRLPAPLALAPIGVLSIMHPDAECAAARAAAAQGVPFILSSASSTPMERVAEAMGDGERWFQLYWGKDREVTRSFLSRAKSSGFTALVVTLDTPLLAWRPRDLDQAYLPFLHGVGTANYFTDPAFQAGLAKPVHEDRDAAVLHFVQLFGDPGKTWEDLVFLREHWDGPIVLKGVLHPDDARRAADAGMDGVVVSNHGGRQVGGSIGAADALPGVVEAVGDRLAVLFDSGVRTGDDVFKALALGARAVLLGRPYAYGLGLDGQPGVEHVIRALLAEFELTLALSGHTDAAGLTPEALG comes from the coding sequence ATGATCGGTGGCGACAGCACCGAACCGGAACCCGGCAAGGACTGGGCGGCATTTCAGTACGAGATCTATCTGAACGGGATGACCGGCGCCGTTCCCCGGCTTCCCGCCGATCTCACCCGGCTCGAGGAGCTGGCCGAGGCGCGGCTGGGGCCGGGGCCGGTGGGCTATGTGGCGGGCAGCGCGGGCGTCGGCAGCACCGAGCGGGCCAACCGGGCGGCGCTGGACCGGCATCGGATCGTGCCCCGGATGCTCCGTGACGTACGGCGGCGGAATCTCTCGGTCGAGCTGTTCGGCACCCGGCTGCCAGCGCCGCTCGCGCTCGCGCCGATCGGAGTGCTGTCGATCATGCACCCGGACGCCGAGTGCGCGGCGGCGCGTGCCGCCGCGGCGCAGGGCGTGCCGTTCATCCTCTCCTCCGCCTCCAGTACGCCGATGGAGCGGGTGGCGGAGGCGATGGGCGACGGTGAGCGGTGGTTCCAGCTCTACTGGGGCAAGGACCGCGAGGTCACCAGGAGCTTTCTGAGCCGCGCCAAGTCCTCGGGTTTCACGGCCCTGGTGGTCACCCTCGACACTCCGCTGCTGGCCTGGCGGCCGCGCGATCTCGACCAGGCGTATCTGCCGTTCCTGCACGGTGTGGGCACCGCCAACTACTTCACCGATCCGGCGTTCCAGGCCGGGCTCGCCAAGCCGGTCCACGAGGACCGGGACGCCGCGGTGCTGCACTTTGTGCAGCTGTTCGGCGACCCCGGGAAGACCTGGGAGGACCTGGTGTTCCTGCGCGAGCACTGGGACGGCCCGATCGTGCTGAAGGGGGTGCTGCACCCCGACGACGCCCGGCGCGCGGCGGACGCGGGGATGGACGGCGTCGTCGTGTCCAACCACGGCGGCCGCCAGGTGGGCGGCTCGATCGGGGCGGCCGACGCGCTGCCGGGGGTGGTGGAGGCGGTCGGCGACCGGCTGGCGGTGCTCTTCGACAGTGGAGTGCGCACCGGTGACGATGTGTTCAAGGCGCTCGCCCTCGGCGCTCGCGCGGTGCTGCTGGGGCGGCCGTATGCCTATGGGCTCGGGCTGGACGGGCAGCCGGGGGTGGAGCATGTGATCCGCGCGCTGCTGGCCGAGTTCGAGTTGACGCTGGCGCTGTCGGGCCATACCGATGCCGCGGGGCTGACTCCGGAGGCGCTCGGCTGA
- a CDS encoding alpha/beta fold hydrolase: MVRRIEVSGAGGVRLAAWEFTDPPKAGAGREGARGPGVLLLHGLLGRAAHWAETARWLSTRYRAVALDQRGHGRSQKPAEGPFGRSTYVDDAEAAVEQLGLAPVTLIGHAMGALTAWQLAARRPDLVRALVICDMRASALGAASQREWADWFRSWPVPFATLADVRKWFGEDDPTLERPNPPRGDFFAEVMAERSDGWRPAFSCRQMLKVRDSWVHDAHWEELALVECPTLVVRGLDGELGRAEAQEMVRVLPRGQYAEVVDAGHLVHYDQPDGWRRAVEPFLASVLPV, translated from the coding sequence ATGGTGCGACGTATCGAGGTGAGCGGGGCCGGCGGCGTGCGACTCGCCGCCTGGGAGTTCACCGATCCGCCCAAGGCAGGCGCTGGCCGCGAGGGAGCGCGGGGCCCCGGAGTGCTGTTGCTCCATGGGCTGCTGGGCCGGGCCGCCCACTGGGCGGAGACGGCCCGATGGCTCTCCACCCGCTATCGGGCGGTCGCCCTCGACCAGCGCGGCCACGGCCGCAGTCAGAAGCCGGCCGAGGGGCCGTTCGGCCGCTCCACCTATGTGGACGACGCCGAGGCGGCCGTGGAGCAGCTCGGCCTCGCCCCCGTCACCCTGATCGGCCACGCCATGGGCGCCCTCACCGCCTGGCAGCTCGCCGCCCGCCGCCCCGATCTGGTCCGGGCGCTGGTCATCTGCGATATGCGGGCCTCGGCCCTCGGCGCCGCCTCGCAGCGCGAGTGGGCCGATTGGTTCCGCTCCTGGCCGGTGCCGTTCGCCACGCTCGCCGATGTGCGCAAGTGGTTCGGTGAGGACGATCCGACGCTGGAGCGCCCGAATCCGCCCCGGGGCGACTTCTTCGCGGAGGTCATGGCCGAGCGCTCGGACGGCTGGCGCCCGGCGTTCTCCTGCCGTCAGATGCTGAAGGTCCGTGACAGCTGGGTCCATGACGCCCATTGGGAGGAGCTCGCGCTGGTCGAGTGCCCCACCCTGGTCGTGCGCGGGCTGGACGGTGAGCTGGGCCGCGCGGAGGCGCAGGAGATGGTCCGGGTGCTGCCCCGGGGGCAGTATGCGGAGGTGGTGGACGCGGGCCATCTCGTCCACTACGACCAGCCGGACGGCTGGCGCCGCGCCGTGGAGCCCTTCCTGGCCTCGGTCCTGCCCGTCTAG
- a CDS encoding metal-dependent transcriptional regulator — translation MSGLIDTTEMYLRTILELEEEGVVPMRARIAERLEQSGPTVSQTVARMERDGLVTVAGDRHLELTEEGRRLATRVMRKHRLAECLLVDVIGLEWEQVHAEACRWEHVMSEAVERRVLELLRHPTESPYGNPIPGLEELGEKAEADPFLDESMVSLRELEPGSEGKTVVVRRIGEPIQADAQVMYTLRRAGVQPGSVVSVTESAGGVLVGSSGEAAELEAEIASHVFVAKR, via the coding sequence ATGTCCGGACTGATCGACACCACGGAGATGTATCTCCGAACCATCCTCGAGCTCGAGGAGGAGGGCGTGGTCCCCATGCGCGCCCGGATCGCGGAGCGGCTCGAGCAGAGCGGTCCGACGGTCAGCCAGACAGTGGCGCGGATGGAGCGCGATGGGCTGGTCACGGTCGCGGGCGACCGTCACCTGGAGCTGACCGAGGAGGGCCGTCGGCTGGCCACCCGCGTGATGCGCAAGCACCGGCTCGCGGAGTGCCTGCTCGTCGATGTGATCGGGCTGGAGTGGGAGCAGGTCCACGCCGAGGCGTGCCGCTGGGAGCATGTGATGAGCGAGGCGGTGGAGCGGCGGGTGCTGGAGCTGCTCCGCCATCCGACCGAGTCGCCGTACGGAAACCCGATTCCGGGCCTGGAGGAGCTGGGCGAGAAGGCCGAGGCCGATCCGTTCCTGGACGAGTCCATGGTGAGCCTGCGCGAGCTGGAGCCGGGTTCGGAGGGCAAGACGGTGGTGGTGCGCCGCATCGGCGAGCCCATCCAGGCCGACGCCCAGGTGATGTACACCCTGCGGCGGGCCGGGGTGCAGCCGGGCTCCGTGGTGAGCGTCACCGAGTCGGCGGGCGGGGTGCTGGTCGGCAGCAGCGGTGAGGCGGCGGAGCTGGAGGCGGAGATCGCCTCGCATGTCTTCGTGGCCAAGCGCTGA
- a CDS encoding SIS domain-containing protein — protein sequence MSESKPAGRFFDAAIGLLRQVRDEEGEHIAAAGTLIADTVAAGGRLFTFGAGHSSLPAQDVVYRAGGLALMNLLPVPGAVGVDVVPATLGSALERVDGLATTVLDSSPLRAGDLLIVISLSGRNALPVEMAISARERGIKVIGLTSVGYATGTTSRNPSGGFLKDHCDLVVDNKIAVGDAELTADGVGAPFAPASTVVTSAIMQSMVAAGIGELAERGIEPPMLRSGNVDGGHEWNRKVMAEYGDRIFYRR from the coding sequence ATGAGCGAGTCCAAACCGGCCGGGCGATTCTTCGACGCGGCCATCGGCCTGCTGCGGCAGGTGCGGGACGAGGAGGGCGAGCATATCGCCGCGGCGGGCACCCTGATCGCCGATACCGTCGCCGCGGGCGGCCGCCTCTTCACATTCGGCGCCGGGCACTCCTCCCTGCCCGCGCAGGACGTCGTCTACCGCGCGGGCGGGCTCGCGCTGATGAACCTGCTGCCGGTGCCGGGCGCGGTGGGCGTGGACGTCGTCCCCGCCACCCTGGGCAGCGCGCTCGAACGCGTCGACGGGCTCGCCACGACCGTCCTCGACAGCAGCCCGCTCCGGGCCGGGGACCTGCTGATCGTGATCTCGCTGTCCGGGCGCAACGCCCTGCCCGTGGAGATGGCCATCAGCGCGCGGGAGCGCGGCATCAAGGTGATCGGGTTGACCTCGGTCGGCTACGCGACCGGCACGACCTCGCGCAACCCTTCCGGTGGCTTCCTCAAGGACCACTGCGACCTGGTCGTCGACAACAAGATCGCGGTCGGGGACGCGGAGCTCACGGCGGACGGCGTCGGCGCGCCCTTCGCGCCCGCGTCCACCGTCGTGACGAGCGCGATCATGCAGTCCATGGTGGCGGCCGGGATCGGGGAGCTGGCCGAGCGCGGGATCGAGCCGCCCATGCTGAGGTCGGGGAACGTGGACGGCGGGCACGAGTGGAACCGTAAGGTGATGGCCGAATACGGGGACCGGATCTTCTACCGCCGATGA
- a CDS encoding PAS domain-containing protein — protein sequence MSASQRSEPARPARSARSSRGVPGQPGAAPSASGHPDCPDGPERSDSELLAALLDGMDAALCAFDADGTVTHWNHEAERILGWTAAEAVGRKGLGGWAARPGDARDVEARLTEAMGATGRRVHEFALLTKDGGRVLVRTQSSGVPGADGRPAGVYCAFSEVHAQVDLERSIALSEALLDDASWNVVLVDADLRVAVVNANAAGALRTTRKAAPGRPLGDFLDQGVEEAEAALQHVLAEGAPPAPTELWVTLRDTDTDADAADGLEGAEGVRYELLDDDEAVRGEGTDRGETGAAARRRCWRSGFLRLASPLTEEPAPLGVAWIFQDVTEAKGQEQESARMRFRGNQLHRAARAAAECEDPMEAASVHLDFALAGFADHALIDLVLDPPPGAPADRIRLVRAAATPTGTPGPCPPVVPGGIPLAYPEGHPALQSVERCGSVRASARRSDESGAVQWAATRKWPEGAVHGLCAVLRSRGRTLGVVTFLRTSSRRGFDRTDATYAEDVAARVAASVDLAVRRR from the coding sequence GTGAGCGCTTCACAACGTTCCGAACCCGCACGTCCAGCGCGTTCCGCCCGGTCCTCGCGGGGGGTCCCGGGACAGCCGGGCGCGGCCCCGTCGGCGTCCGGCCACCCCGACTGCCCGGACGGCCCCGAGCGGTCCGACTCCGAACTGCTCGCCGCGCTGCTCGACGGGATGGACGCCGCCCTGTGCGCGTTCGACGCCGACGGCACGGTGACCCACTGGAACCACGAGGCCGAGCGCATCCTCGGGTGGACGGCGGCGGAGGCGGTCGGCCGCAAGGGGCTGGGCGGCTGGGCGGCCCGCCCGGGGGACGCCCGGGACGTCGAGGCGCGCCTTACGGAGGCCATGGGCGCCACGGGGCGCCGGGTGCACGAGTTCGCGCTGCTGACCAAGGACGGCGGCCGGGTCCTGGTCCGTACCCAGTCCTCGGGGGTGCCGGGCGCGGACGGCCGCCCGGCCGGGGTGTACTGCGCCTTCAGCGAGGTGCACGCCCAGGTCGACCTGGAGCGGTCGATCGCGCTGAGCGAGGCGCTGCTGGACGACGCGTCGTGGAACGTGGTCCTGGTCGACGCGGATCTGCGGGTGGCCGTCGTCAACGCCAACGCGGCGGGCGCGCTGCGCACCACCCGTAAGGCCGCGCCCGGACGGCCGCTGGGCGACTTCCTGGACCAGGGTGTGGAGGAGGCGGAGGCCGCGCTCCAGCACGTCCTGGCGGAGGGCGCGCCCCCGGCGCCCACCGAGCTGTGGGTGACGCTGCGGGACACCGACACCGACGCCGACGCGGCGGACGGTCTCGAGGGCGCGGAGGGTGTCCGCTACGAACTGCTCGACGACGACGAGGCCGTGCGCGGCGAGGGCACCGACCGCGGCGAGACCGGGGCGGCGGCGCGCCGCCGCTGCTGGCGCAGCGGCTTCCTCCGGCTGGCCTCACCGCTCACCGAGGAGCCGGCGCCGCTCGGGGTGGCCTGGATCTTCCAGGACGTGACGGAGGCGAAGGGCCAGGAGCAGGAGAGCGCCCGGATGCGCTTCCGGGGCAACCAGCTGCACCGGGCGGCGCGGGCGGCGGCCGAATGCGAGGACCCGATGGAGGCCGCCTCGGTCCACCTGGACTTCGCGCTGGCCGGCTTCGCCGACCACGCCCTGATCGACCTGGTCCTGGACCCGCCGCCGGGCGCCCCGGCCGACCGGATCCGGCTGGTCCGGGCGGCGGCCACGCCCACCGGCACCCCCGGCCCCTGCCCGCCCGTCGTCCCGGGCGGCATCCCGTTGGCCTACCCGGAGGGCCATCCGGCGCTCCAGTCGGTCGAGCGCTGCGGTTCGGTACGGGCGAGCGCGAGACGCTCGGACGAGTCGGGGGCGGTCCAGTGGGCGGCGACCCGCAAATGGCCGGAGGGCGCGGTGCACGGCCTGTGCGCGGTGCTGCGCAGCCGCGGCCGCACCCTCGGCGTGGTCACCTTCCTGCGCACCTCCAGCCGCCGGGGCTTCGACCGGACGGACGCGACGTACGCGGAGGACGTCGCGGCCCGGGTCGCCGCCTCGGTGGACCTGGCCGTACGCAGGCGCTGA
- the pdxH gene encoding pyridoxamine 5'-phosphate oxidase, producing MPVPHVDSEPSASSARTYDPAAMREHYRAAGFDEADLADDPFGQFTRWFEDAVGSGLFEPNAMVVSTADAQGRPSSRTVLMKSFDERGFVFYTNYGSRKGRELGENPQVGLLFPWHPIARQVIVTGTARRTGRDETAAYFRTRPHGSQLGAWASSQSTVVGSREELDRSYEELADRYPPGEQVPVPPEWGGFRVVPEAVEFWQGRENRLHDRLRYVRLPEEEGGGWRVERLYP from the coding sequence ATGCCCGTGCCTCACGTTGACTCGGAGCCCTCGGCTTCCTCCGCGCGTACGTACGACCCGGCCGCCATGCGCGAGCACTACCGCGCGGCCGGCTTCGACGAGGCGGATCTGGCGGATGATCCGTTCGGGCAGTTCACCCGGTGGTTCGAGGACGCCGTCGGCAGCGGGCTGTTCGAGCCGAACGCCATGGTCGTCTCGACGGCCGACGCGCAGGGCCGCCCCAGCTCCCGCACGGTCCTGATGAAGAGCTTCGACGAGCGCGGCTTCGTCTTCTACACCAACTACGGCTCTCGCAAGGGCCGTGAGCTGGGCGAGAACCCGCAGGTCGGCCTGCTCTTCCCCTGGCACCCCATCGCCCGGCAGGTCATCGTGACGGGCACCGCGCGGCGCACCGGGCGTGACGAGACGGCGGCGTACTTCCGCACCCGGCCGCACGGCTCGCAGCTGGGGGCGTGGGCGAGCTCGCAGTCCACGGTGGTGGGCTCGCGGGAGGAGCTGGACCGCTCGTACGAGGAGCTGGCGGACCGCTATCCACCGGGCGAGCAGGTGCCGGTGCCGCCGGAGTGGGGCGGGTTCCGGGTGGTGCCGGAGGCGGTGGAGTTCTGGCAGGGCCGGGAGAACCGGCTGCACGACCGGCTGCGGTATGTCCGGCTGCCCGAGGAGGAGGGCGGCGGCTGGCGGGTCGAGCGGCTGTACCCGTAG